The Caulifigura coniformis genome includes a region encoding these proteins:
- the dcm gene encoding DNA (cytosine-5-)-methyltransferase gives MSGGSWIRDERDARGLSQANLARLLNVAQPKLSQWETERATPSPVMAEKVRSVFAEFDRHLADGTLPKGIRPRSRRRIERREPVAPKVFSADKPCPINAVLPKPDFTKLAQREHSRLSGIGLFAGCGGMSLGFRQAGVDVVGFVELEASARDIYQRNFPGTLCLGADVREISRDDVQQWAAHFGKVDVLFGGPPCQGFSLAGKRNTFDPRNQLFQSFANIAEVLKPAVVVLENVRLLTSMKAPDGRRVTEHIQRAFDSAGYRCAFAPLNAQDYGVPQSRERLFMIGVRTGGPAGQSPTFPLPTHGPATEATLFDPGRAPYATFRDAAGDLEALESGERSGSDPYHFAVDHPPHVIEWLKDVPEGESAHNNVDPKKRPPSGYNTTYKRLRWDEPSSTIGTTFGMISGCRTVHPTNTRSLTIREALRCQTFPDDFQLCGSLSDIRTAIGNAVPPLLARSIAQHVVSELLDQKRSAAPRKQARQLAYSDSL, from the coding sequence ATGAGTGGTGGAAGCTGGATTCGAGACGAGCGAGACGCGCGAGGGTTGAGCCAGGCGAATCTGGCCCGACTGCTTAATGTTGCCCAACCGAAGCTGTCCCAATGGGAGACGGAACGGGCAACGCCGTCCCCAGTCATGGCAGAGAAAGTCCGATCGGTATTCGCCGAATTCGATCGGCACCTTGCCGATGGAACGCTGCCGAAAGGGATTCGACCGCGTTCGAGACGGCGAATCGAACGCCGCGAGCCAGTCGCGCCGAAGGTCTTTTCTGCGGACAAGCCCTGCCCAATCAACGCCGTCCTTCCCAAACCCGATTTCACAAAGCTGGCTCAGCGCGAGCATTCGCGGCTGAGCGGGATCGGCCTCTTTGCCGGCTGCGGTGGTATGTCTCTCGGTTTCCGGCAAGCGGGCGTCGACGTTGTTGGATTCGTAGAGCTTGAGGCGTCCGCACGCGACATCTACCAACGGAACTTTCCGGGGACGCTGTGCCTTGGCGCGGATGTTCGCGAGATATCGCGGGACGACGTGCAACAGTGGGCGGCACACTTCGGCAAGGTCGATGTCTTATTCGGTGGCCCGCCATGCCAAGGGTTTAGTCTGGCCGGGAAGCGAAACACCTTTGATCCTCGTAATCAGTTGTTTCAGTCGTTCGCCAACATCGCAGAGGTGCTCAAGCCTGCCGTCGTAGTCCTCGAAAATGTTCGACTGTTGACTTCGATGAAAGCTCCCGATGGGCGTCGAGTGACCGAGCACATTCAACGCGCCTTCGATTCAGCAGGCTATCGTTGCGCGTTCGCACCGCTTAACGCTCAAGACTACGGCGTTCCACAATCGCGAGAACGGCTGTTTATGATCGGCGTGCGGACGGGCGGCCCGGCCGGCCAGTCCCCGACCTTTCCGCTACCCACACATGGACCTGCAACAGAAGCAACCTTGTTTGATCCGGGTCGCGCTCCGTATGCGACGTTTCGTGATGCCGCTGGTGATCTTGAAGCATTGGAATCGGGTGAGCGGTCTGGCAGCGACCCGTATCACTTTGCAGTGGACCATCCGCCACACGTTATCGAGTGGCTGAAGGACGTGCCGGAAGGCGAGAGCGCTCACAACAATGTCGATCCGAAAAAGCGTCCCCCGTCAGGCTACAACACGACGTACAAACGACTGCGGTGGGATGAGCCGTCGTCTACGATCGGGACGACTTTCGGAATGATCTCCGGATGTCGAACCGTGCATCCGACAAATACGAGATCGCTTACCATCCGCGAGGCACTTCGGTGCCAGACGTTCCCCGACGATTTCCAACTCTGTGGATCGTTGAGTGACATCCGTACTGCGATCGGCAACGCCGTTCCACCGCTTTTGGCCCGCTCAATCGCACAGCATGTGGTTTCAGAACTGCTGGATCAGAAACGGTCGGCCGCGCCGCGCAAGCAAGCCCGACAACTGGCCTACTCCGACAGTTTGTAG
- a CDS encoding HNH endonuclease, which translates to MEKWWIEAQLRDGGRCVYCGLDLYATFGLYYSTQGDHLIPRSTLRQPELADVLRNHDVFRGGPVRYNSVSNCVTTCVFCNQHKGKALPDGWERMTREELIDWNRRELATVRSSHEREYERRVAVLASRQQPS; encoded by the coding sequence ATGGAAAAGTGGTGGATCGAGGCTCAGTTGCGCGACGGTGGGCGATGCGTCTACTGCGGGTTAGACCTGTATGCGACGTTCGGCCTCTACTACAGCACGCAAGGCGACCATTTGATTCCGAGAAGCACGCTTCGGCAGCCCGAACTCGCCGATGTGCTGCGGAATCACGATGTCTTTCGTGGCGGCCCGGTTCGATACAACAGCGTCAGCAATTGCGTGACCACCTGCGTGTTCTGCAACCAGCACAAGGGCAAGGCGCTCCCTGACGGCTGGGAACGAATGACCCGCGAGGAACTGATTGACTGGAATCGTCGCGAGCTTGCAACGGTTCGATCTTCGCATGAACGCGAGTACGAACGCAGAGTTGCCGTTCTCGCCTCGCGTCAGCAGCCGTCCTGA
- a CDS encoding tyrosine-type recombinase/integrase: MAKQTKPYPEFELTAHPNGQWSKKIKGKVHYFGTDPTAARAKYLAQVHDLQAGRTPVAVSDAITTEHVIEAFLDRQRDRVALKEISPITVYDHLEIGRLMARHLGKTSIPVNLTPTDFRRFKVALKYSPGRVSKIITVTRGIFKWASESKLIPRTPDYGPDFKVPNRKQMRLHRAAQQREHGKKMLSAAELQAMLKASDPQFKAILLLSINGGLGNSDIARLKVKDVAGEWLDFARGKTGIDRRVPLWAETREAVAAITEGRDPEQLLFVTKNGRALIKQQANGSRSDRTGPMFRAVANAAGIHRPRMGLYHLRHTFQTIANGARDPQATARIMGHADASMAGLYTEDFDDAQLLAVVNHVHDWLFKKEESK, encoded by the coding sequence ATGGCAAAACAGACCAAACCCTACCCCGAATTCGAGTTGACCGCCCATCCCAACGGACAGTGGTCGAAAAAGATCAAGGGCAAGGTCCACTACTTCGGGACCGATCCGACAGCAGCGCGTGCGAAGTATCTCGCCCAAGTCCATGACCTGCAAGCCGGACGGACACCCGTTGCGGTATCGGATGCGATAACCACCGAGCACGTCATCGAAGCATTCTTGGACAGGCAGCGCGACCGGGTCGCGCTGAAGGAAATCAGTCCGATCACCGTTTACGACCACCTCGAAATCGGCCGGCTCATGGCCCGCCATCTCGGCAAAACGTCGATCCCGGTGAACCTGACACCGACCGACTTCAGGCGGTTCAAGGTGGCCCTGAAGTATTCGCCGGGGCGTGTGTCGAAGATCATCACTGTCACACGGGGCATCTTCAAATGGGCTTCCGAGTCGAAGCTGATCCCCCGCACTCCCGACTACGGCCCGGACTTCAAAGTTCCCAACCGGAAGCAAATGCGGCTTCACCGGGCAGCCCAGCAGCGCGAACACGGGAAAAAGATGCTGAGCGCCGCCGAGCTTCAGGCGATGCTCAAGGCGTCCGACCCTCAGTTCAAGGCCATCCTCTTGCTGTCGATCAACGGCGGGTTGGGCAACAGCGACATTGCACGCCTGAAGGTGAAGGACGTTGCCGGGGAATGGCTCGATTTCGCGCGGGGCAAAACAGGCATTGACCGCCGTGTGCCACTATGGGCCGAAACCCGCGAGGCCGTGGCGGCCATCACGGAAGGCCGCGACCCGGAACAACTCCTGTTTGTCACGAAGAACGGGCGGGCGCTCATCAAGCAGCAAGCGAACGGCAGCCGGAGCGACCGCACGGGACCGATGTTTCGCGCGGTTGCAAATGCAGCCGGCATTCATCGGCCGCGCATGGGGCTTTACCACCTGAGACACACGTTCCAGACCATCGCGAACGGGGCGCGTGACCCGCAGGCCACGGCCCGCATCATGGGCCATGCGGATGCCAGCATGGCGGGGCTATACACCGAAGACTTCGACGACGCACAGTTGTTGGCCGTCGTGAACCATGTTCACGATTGGCTGTTCAAGAAAGAGGAGTCCAAATGA
- a CDS encoding voltage-gated chloride channel family protein: MSVQIRELLQLLAYLLRWVLITLPVGIAVGSACALFLWSLDQATQLRFAHPWLLAGLPLAGFAIGLLYQSFGQSVEAGNNLIVDEIHQPGGGVPLRMAPLILVSTVVTHLFGGSAGREGTAVQMGGSLASGMARLLPGLEPHDVRRLLMAGVAAGFGGVFGTPVAGAIFAMEVLSMGRMTYAAFFPCLVGAIASDQVCALWGVGHTHYRVASLLSADPARHVAPFDLRILLLTTLAGAAFGLTSLFFAELVHGLQALFRKFVRSALFRPVMGGLIVIAMTWAIGRRDYLGLGVTSPDPNAVTIVSCFQSGGATTWSWLWKSLFTAVTLSSGFKGGEVTPLFFIGAALGNTLAGLFGVPVDLFAALGFVAVFAGATNTPIACTVMAIELFGGEYTLYYATACLMAYLFSGHTGIYLSQRIGTPKVTAGNWTPGASLREVRAIRKSPAAPSPPAEDHDGDATRPASQN; this comes from the coding sequence ATGTCGGTCCAGATCCGCGAACTGCTCCAGCTTCTCGCCTACCTCCTCAGGTGGGTGCTGATCACGCTTCCCGTGGGAATCGCGGTCGGCTCCGCGTGTGCGCTGTTCCTCTGGTCGCTCGATCAGGCGACGCAGCTCCGGTTCGCTCACCCCTGGCTCCTGGCCGGGCTGCCTCTCGCAGGCTTCGCCATCGGCTTGCTCTACCAGTCGTTCGGACAGTCTGTGGAAGCGGGCAACAATCTCATCGTGGACGAGATTCATCAGCCGGGCGGCGGCGTCCCGCTGCGGATGGCCCCACTCATCCTCGTCAGCACCGTCGTCACCCATCTCTTCGGTGGCTCGGCCGGTCGCGAAGGAACCGCCGTTCAGATGGGCGGCAGCCTGGCGAGCGGCATGGCCCGGCTCCTCCCCGGGCTGGAACCGCACGACGTCCGCCGCCTCCTGATGGCCGGCGTCGCTGCCGGCTTTGGCGGAGTCTTCGGGACCCCGGTCGCCGGCGCCATCTTCGCCATGGAGGTTCTCTCGATGGGCCGCATGACCTATGCAGCCTTCTTCCCTTGCCTCGTCGGGGCGATCGCGAGCGACCAGGTCTGTGCGCTGTGGGGCGTCGGCCACACCCACTACCGCGTCGCCAGTCTCCTCAGCGCTGATCCCGCCCGGCACGTCGCTCCGTTCGATCTGCGGATTCTCTTGCTGACGACACTGGCGGGAGCTGCCTTCGGCCTCACGAGCCTCTTCTTCGCCGAACTGGTTCACGGCCTGCAGGCCCTCTTCCGGAAGTTCGTTCGCTCGGCCCTCTTTCGGCCGGTGATGGGCGGGTTGATCGTCATCGCCATGACCTGGGCCATTGGACGACGCGACTACCTCGGACTCGGTGTCACCTCACCCGATCCGAACGCAGTTACCATCGTCAGCTGTTTCCAGTCAGGCGGCGCGACCACATGGAGCTGGCTCTGGAAGTCCCTCTTCACGGCCGTCACCCTGAGCAGCGGATTCAAGGGGGGCGAGGTGACTCCCCTGTTCTTCATCGGAGCCGCTCTCGGAAACACCCTCGCTGGTCTGTTTGGCGTCCCGGTCGATCTCTTCGCCGCTCTGGGCTTCGTCGCCGTCTTTGCCGGAGCCACGAACACGCCGATCGCCTGCACTGTGATGGCCATCGAGCTCTTCGGCGGCGAATACACGTTGTACTACGCGACGGCCTGCCTGATGGCGTATCTCTTCAGCGGCCACACCGGCATCTACCTGTCACAGCGAATTGGCACGCCGAAAGTCACCGCTGGGAACTGGACGCCCGGCGCGTCCCTCCGCGAAGTCCGCGCGATCCGAAAATCGCCCGCCGCTCCATCGCCGCCCGCAGAAGATCATGACGGCGACGCCACCAGGCCTGCATCGCAGAACTAG
- a CDS encoding PVC-type heme-binding CxxCH protein has protein sequence MRARPGIFVLLGLFFAAGPAAAQRDLKDIPSPDPELERQTFILPEGFEVNLFAGEPHLAKPVQMNFDAQGRLWVASSAIYPQVEPGKPANDRILCLEDTDGDGVADKQSVFAEGLLIPSAVLAGDGGVYVGASTDLLFYKDTDGDGRADEKRFVLSGFGTEDTHHTVHTLRFGPEQLLYFKQSIYIHSHLETPRGVKRLNAGGTWQFRPETFELNVFDRGLVNSWGVAWDDFGATFATDGAGGEGINYIVPGASYLTAYGAPRILSGLNPGSPKHCGLEIVGGPSFPADWQHSLITNDFRGHRVCRFVVSDSGSGFTSQEQQEVIKSNHVAFRPIDVKQGPDGALYIADWYNPIIQHGEVDFRDPRRDHIHGRIWRVTWKGAKEKAAAALTDAKSLGGLETPKLVAKLGSDDRFVRQSAKRILKERGPDVLPAVKTWFRGLDNTAVNYSRSRLEALWMHQALDRPDWELIENIVRSDHAPSRAAAMRVLGDWLRHATPDFSIRNAFSAQRASLRNGKVNPAELFEIGVVDVNPRVRLEAVRALAKSTDPKAIELAMEALRGDVDQYLDYALWLTARELEPIWQPALDKGEITFGGNAKQLAFVCKAAGSPAAAKHLLALVTGGKVDATDLAGVLEVIGESGSKEQLQTVLNLTSDATDPARCSTILSALINSHRRRNQTPGGAEPVLASLLKRPEPEIQARAAELAGRYAIAPLSGDLTALARGENREVAAAAIRGLEAFPGPDAAKALVELSANDKVWTLAVPALAVRDANAAAKTFVVRLTRAATAETQTEATAVLQGFLKQKNGPAALARALAGKQIDPEFAKSAVQTISSSGQSRDELLKAIKEAGRLDAQPKLSKGDVPALLAEMQSGGSAARGELLFRRDDLQCLKCHAVGDAGGVVGPNLVSLGASSQPDYILESIIDPNAKIKENFHTVVVATDDGEVLTGIKVRETDTDLILRNADDKEIAIPLAKIEGQKPGASIMPAGLIDKLTRAEVVDLAAFLAALGRDPNFTVVQTPTARRWQVLEATKEASHQFNRNGIQEAVKENAAFTWKTVYSQVNGELPTTALPDIKTLGQSTGNRGLTILRGDIEVAGTGEAKLMISSTEGVRAWLDEQPLRMSPEILLKMSPGRKRLTLVVDQNVQQGPLKVTLQNLAQQSARFAGGK, from the coding sequence ATGCGCGCCCGACCTGGAATCTTCGTCCTTCTTGGCCTGTTCTTCGCGGCCGGCCCGGCCGCCGCGCAGCGGGATCTGAAGGACATCCCGTCGCCGGATCCGGAACTGGAGCGTCAGACCTTCATTCTTCCGGAGGGGTTCGAGGTCAATCTGTTCGCCGGGGAACCGCATCTCGCCAAACCGGTGCAGATGAACTTCGACGCCCAGGGGCGGCTGTGGGTGGCCTCTTCGGCCATCTATCCGCAGGTGGAACCGGGCAAGCCGGCCAACGACCGCATCCTGTGCCTCGAAGACACGGACGGCGACGGCGTGGCGGACAAGCAGAGTGTGTTCGCGGAAGGGCTGCTGATTCCGAGCGCCGTGCTGGCGGGGGACGGCGGGGTGTATGTCGGCGCCAGCACGGATCTCTTGTTCTACAAGGACACTGACGGGGACGGACGTGCAGATGAGAAGCGATTCGTCCTTTCGGGGTTCGGAACCGAGGACACACATCACACGGTCCACACGCTGCGATTCGGACCGGAACAGCTGCTGTACTTCAAACAGTCGATCTACATTCACAGCCACCTGGAAACGCCGCGGGGCGTGAAGCGGCTGAACGCGGGGGGGACGTGGCAGTTCCGACCGGAGACGTTCGAGCTGAACGTCTTCGACCGGGGCCTGGTGAATTCCTGGGGAGTTGCCTGGGATGATTTCGGTGCGACGTTCGCGACGGACGGCGCGGGCGGCGAAGGGATCAACTACATCGTGCCGGGTGCTTCATACCTCACCGCGTACGGGGCTCCGCGCATTCTCAGCGGACTGAACCCGGGCAGCCCCAAACACTGCGGGCTGGAGATCGTGGGAGGGCCCTCGTTCCCCGCCGACTGGCAGCATAGCCTGATCACGAACGATTTCCGCGGGCACCGCGTGTGCCGCTTCGTCGTCAGCGACTCGGGATCGGGATTCACTTCGCAGGAGCAGCAGGAAGTCATCAAGTCGAACCATGTGGCATTCCGGCCGATCGACGTGAAGCAGGGACCCGACGGCGCGCTGTATATCGCCGACTGGTACAACCCGATCATCCAGCATGGTGAAGTGGATTTCCGCGATCCGCGGCGCGACCATATTCACGGGCGGATCTGGCGAGTGACGTGGAAGGGGGCGAAGGAGAAAGCGGCCGCTGCGCTCACCGACGCGAAATCACTGGGGGGCCTTGAGACGCCGAAGCTCGTGGCGAAGCTGGGGTCGGACGACCGGTTTGTGCGGCAGTCGGCCAAACGCATTCTGAAAGAGCGAGGTCCGGACGTGTTGCCGGCGGTGAAGACCTGGTTCCGCGGGCTCGACAATACGGCCGTCAACTATTCGCGGTCACGGCTGGAAGCACTTTGGATGCACCAGGCCCTCGACCGGCCGGACTGGGAACTGATCGAGAACATCGTGCGGAGCGATCATGCGCCATCGCGGGCCGCCGCGATGCGGGTTCTGGGCGACTGGCTGCGTCACGCGACGCCGGACTTTTCGATCCGCAATGCATTTTCGGCCCAGCGGGCCTCCCTTCGGAACGGAAAGGTGAACCCAGCGGAACTGTTCGAGATTGGCGTGGTGGATGTGAATCCCCGCGTTCGTCTGGAAGCGGTGCGTGCGCTGGCGAAGTCGACTGATCCCAAGGCGATCGAACTGGCCATGGAAGCGCTTCGCGGCGACGTCGACCAGTACCTGGACTACGCCCTGTGGCTGACGGCGCGCGAACTGGAGCCGATCTGGCAGCCGGCGCTCGACAAGGGAGAGATCACCTTCGGAGGCAATGCGAAGCAACTGGCGTTCGTATGCAAGGCGGCGGGTTCGCCTGCCGCGGCGAAGCATCTGCTGGCGCTGGTCACGGGAGGCAAGGTGGACGCGACCGACCTGGCGGGCGTGCTGGAAGTGATCGGTGAGTCGGGTTCGAAAGAGCAGCTCCAGACCGTGCTGAACCTGACGAGCGACGCGACGGATCCTGCACGGTGCTCCACCATTCTGTCGGCGCTGATCAACAGCCATCGTCGTCGGAATCAGACGCCCGGCGGCGCAGAGCCGGTGCTGGCGTCGCTCCTCAAGCGTCCCGAACCTGAAATCCAGGCCCGGGCCGCTGAACTGGCGGGGCGGTATGCGATCGCGCCGCTTTCCGGCGACCTGACGGCGCTGGCCCGTGGGGAGAATCGCGAGGTCGCCGCGGCGGCGATCCGTGGTCTCGAGGCGTTCCCGGGGCCCGACGCGGCCAAGGCGCTGGTCGAACTGTCGGCGAACGACAAGGTGTGGACGCTGGCGGTTCCAGCGCTGGCGGTGCGAGATGCCAACGCCGCAGCGAAGACGTTCGTCGTCCGGTTGACCAGGGCGGCAACGGCGGAGACGCAAACAGAAGCGACGGCCGTGCTGCAGGGGTTCCTGAAACAGAAGAACGGTCCGGCGGCACTCGCCAGGGCACTCGCCGGCAAGCAAATCGATCCCGAGTTCGCAAAGTCGGCCGTGCAGACGATTTCGTCGTCGGGGCAGTCTCGCGACGAGCTTTTGAAAGCGATCAAGGAAGCGGGCCGGCTCGATGCCCAGCCGAAGCTGTCGAAGGGGGACGTCCCTGCCCTGCTGGCCGAGATGCAATCGGGCGGAAGCGCAGCGCGGGGAGAACTGCTGTTCCGCCGCGACGACCTGCAGTGCCTGAAGTGCCACGCCGTTGGTGACGCGGGGGGCGTGGTCGGCCCGAACCTCGTCAGCCTGGGGGCGTCTTCGCAGCCGGATTACATCCTCGAATCGATCATCGATCCCAACGCCAAGATCAAGGAAAACTTTCACACGGTCGTCGTGGCGACGGACGACGGTGAAGTGCTCACCGGCATCAAAGTCCGTGAGACCGACACCGACCTGATCCTGCGAAATGCGGACGACAAGGAGATCGCCATTCCGCTGGCGAAAATTGAAGGCCAGAAGCCGGGGGCCTCGATCATGCCGGCCGGCCTGATCGACAAGCTGACCCGCGCGGAAGTGGTCGACCTGGCCGCGTTTCTCGCCGCCCTCGGGCGCGACCCGAACTTCACGGTCGTCCAGACTCCGACGGCGCGTCGCTGGCAGGTCCTCGAGGCGACCAAGGAGGCTTCGCACCAGTTCAACCGCAACGGCATCCAGGAGGCGGTGAAGGAGAACGCGGCCTTCACGTGGAAGACGGTTTACTCCCAGGTGAACGGTGAGCTTCCGACCACTGCCCTGCCCGACATCAAGACTCTCGGCCAGAGCACGGGCAACCGCGGGCTGACGATCCTGCGCGGAGACATCGAAGTGGCGGGAACCGGTGAAGCGAAGCTGATGATCAGCAGCACGGAAGGAGTCCGCGCGTGGCTGGATGAGCAGCCGCTGCGGATGTCTCCGGAGATCCTGCTCAAGATGAGCCCCGGCCGGAAGCGGCTGACGCTCGTGGTCGACCAGAATGTCCAGCAGGGACCGCTGAAGGTGACGCTCCAGAACCTTGCGCAACAGTCGGCCCGATTTGCAGGCGGGAAGTAG
- the hisG gene encoding ATP phosphoribosyltransferase, which produces MADRVLKLGIPAGSLQEATAELFRKAGYNITFSSRSYYPQVDDPEIECLLIRAQEMARYVEKGILDAGITGHDWVCETGAKVTEICELQFSKVSRRPVRWVLCVPNDSPVQSVKDLQGKRIATEVVGLTRDYLAKHGVTAEIEFSWGATEVKPPQLADAIVEVTETGSSLRANNLRIVSEVLQSTTRFIASPHAARDPWKREKLDNIALMLKSCLAAEGKVGLLMNVRRDQLQEVVKQLPALQNPTVSSLSDPEWVAVNTILDESVVRAMMPRLKMAGATGIVEYPISKIIE; this is translated from the coding sequence ATGGCTGATCGCGTATTGAAACTCGGTATCCCCGCCGGAAGCCTGCAGGAGGCCACGGCCGAACTCTTCCGCAAGGCCGGCTACAACATCACCTTCTCGTCGCGGTCGTACTACCCGCAGGTCGACGACCCCGAGATCGAGTGCCTCCTCATCCGCGCTCAGGAAATGGCCCGCTACGTCGAAAAGGGGATCCTCGACGCAGGTATCACCGGCCATGACTGGGTGTGCGAAACCGGCGCGAAGGTTACGGAGATCTGCGAACTGCAGTTCTCCAAGGTCAGCCGCCGACCCGTCCGCTGGGTCCTCTGCGTCCCCAACGATTCCCCCGTGCAGAGCGTCAAGGACCTGCAGGGAAAACGCATCGCCACGGAAGTCGTCGGCCTCACCCGCGATTATCTCGCGAAGCACGGAGTCACCGCCGAGATCGAATTCTCCTGGGGCGCCACCGAGGTGAAGCCCCCCCAGCTCGCCGATGCGATCGTCGAAGTCACCGAAACCGGTTCATCCCTCCGCGCCAACAACCTGCGGATCGTCTCCGAGGTCCTGCAGAGCACGACCCGGTTCATCGCCAGCCCGCATGCCGCCCGGGATCCCTGGAAGCGTGAGAAGCTCGACAACATCGCCCTCATGCTCAAGTCGTGCCTCGCCGCCGAGGGAAAAGTCGGCCTCCTCATGAATGTCCGGCGGGACCAGCTGCAGGAGGTCGTGAAACAGCTTCCCGCTCTGCAGAATCCCACCGTCTCGTCCCTGTCTGATCCGGAATGGGTCGCCGTGAACACCATTCTCGATGAATCGGTGGTCAGGGCGATGATGCCCCGGCTCAAGATGGCCGGGGCGACCGGCATCGTCGAGTATCCGATCTCGAAGATCATCGAATAA
- a CDS encoding GNAT family N-acetyltransferase — MSLRLVESRTHVVAVEKGRVTGTIGVLAQPGRVGLVFPPELDRASPAVPGALIDAAIRRLEQAGAAFAQLTLPLEDSPQAELFLQHGFSLLTDAAVLQRSLNSPLPPSARSLQSIRCDPVDDADTLGDLIRRINQGTLDCPELDVLRTPADLLAAHRAHSMNGRARWWRFEDDGNDVGIVLGTTAEDDDAWEILFFGVVPEQRGHGFGRILLTRFLENATGETGLVRAGMDVRNAFVESVYEDRGFVETGRFRVWVHPLAAPA, encoded by the coding sequence ATGTCCCTGCGCCTGGTTGAATCTCGCACCCATGTCGTGGCCGTCGAGAAGGGGCGCGTGACCGGCACCATCGGCGTGCTCGCACAACCCGGCCGCGTCGGACTCGTCTTTCCGCCGGAACTGGACCGCGCCTCGCCGGCGGTCCCCGGCGCCCTCATCGATGCGGCCATCCGTCGGCTCGAACAGGCCGGAGCCGCCTTCGCGCAGCTCACACTCCCCCTGGAAGACTCCCCCCAGGCGGAACTGTTTCTCCAGCACGGATTCTCCCTGCTCACCGATGCCGCGGTCCTCCAGCGGTCATTGAATTCCCCGCTGCCTCCTTCCGCCCGCTCCCTGCAGTCCATTCGCTGCGACCCGGTCGACGACGCGGACACGCTCGGCGACCTGATCCGACGCATCAACCAGGGAACCCTCGACTGCCCCGAACTCGATGTCCTCCGCACTCCCGCCGACCTGCTTGCGGCGCATCGCGCGCACTCGATGAATGGTCGCGCGCGATGGTGGAGATTTGAAGATGACGGGAACGATGTGGGGATCGTGCTGGGAACGACGGCCGAAGACGACGACGCCTGGGAGATCCTCTTTTTCGGAGTCGTTCCAGAGCAGCGTGGCCACGGCTTCGGCCGAATTCTGCTGACACGGTTTCTGGAAAACGCGACGGGAGAGACAGGCTTGGTGCGGGCGGGAATGGATGTCAGAAACGCTTTTGTCGAAAGTGTTTACGAAGATCGAGGTTTTGTCGAGACGGGCCGTTTCAGAGTCTGGGTGCATCCGCTCGCAGCGCCCGCGTAG